AGCGCTTGGGCGCTGCCGGCTAGCTTGGCCGGTGCCGCTTGGAGCTGGTACCGGCGCTACCGCAACAATGCTGCCGTTAAAGCCGCGATCGCGCTGGGCATGGTGCTGGCGCTGGCGGCGTTCTTCGGGCAGCTGCTGGGGAGCCTCAACGACATGCGCCTAGTCCTGGCCCGGCTGCTGGTCCAGCTGCAAGTGCTGCACAGCTTCGATCTGCCCCGCCGCCAGGATTTGGGCTATTCCATGGCGATCGGGCTGATCCTGTTGGGGGTTGCCGGAACGCTGGCACAAACGCTGG
Above is a window of Cyanobacteria bacterium QS_8_64_29 DNA encoding:
- a CDS encoding transglutaminase translates to MGLAALPRTPWRRRLRQLGRAPPRAAVEDSVSLRAGVQGLVAIGIVAVDGAAGTAMSAWALPASLAGAAWSWYRRYRNNAAVKAAIALGMVLALAAFFGQLLGSLNDMRLVLARLLVQLQVLHSFDLPRRQDLGYSMAIGLILLGVAGTLAQTL